One Thermus sp. CCB_US3_UF1 DNA window includes the following coding sequences:
- the mutS gene encoding DNA mismatch repair protein MutS, whose protein sequence is MLKGEGPGPLPPLLQQYVELRDRYPDYLLLFQVGDFYECFGEDAERLARALGLALTHKSSKDFTTPMAGIPIRAFDAYAERLLKLGFRLAVADQVEPAEEAEGLVRREVTQLLTPGTLVQESLLPKEANYLAALATGDGWGVAFLDVSTGEFKGTVLHGKSALYDELFRHRPAEVLLAPELRENPEFVEEFQKRFPVMLSEAPFDPVGEGPLALRRAQGALLAYARATQGGTLSVRPFRFYDPGAFMRLPEATLRALEVFEPLRGQDTLFGVLDETRTAPGRRLLQGWLRHPLLDPGPLEARLSRVERFVREGALREGVRRLLFRLADLERLATRLELGRAGPRDLAALRRSLALLPELKALLGEEVGLPDLSALLGELQAALVEDPPLKLSEGGLIREGYDPHLDLLRRAHREGVAYFLELEEGEKARTGIPTLKVGYNAVFGYYLEVTRPYYDRVPPEYKPIQTLKDRQRYTLPELKERERELYRLEAQIRRREEEVFLEVRERAKGEVEALREAARVLAELDVYAALAEVAVRYGYTRPRFGGRLRIVAGRHPVVERRTAFVPNDLEMAGELVLVTGPNMAGKSTFLRQTALIALLAQVGSFVPAEEAELPLFDRILTRIGASDDLAGGRSTFMVEMEEVALILKEATERSLVLLDEVGRGTSSLDGVAIATAVAEALHERRCYALFATHYFELTALPLPRLKNLHVAAKEEEGGLTFYHQVLPGPASKSYGVEVARLAGLPPAVVERAQALLQAMAARREGLAAEVLERLLALDPDRLTPLEALRLLHELRALALGTPLGTMKG, encoded by the coding sequence ATGCTGAAGGGCGAAGGCCCTGGTCCCTTACCCCCCCTTTTGCAGCAGTACGTGGAGCTGCGGGACCGCTACCCGGACTACCTCCTCCTTTTCCAGGTGGGGGATTTCTACGAGTGCTTCGGCGAGGATGCCGAGCGCCTGGCCCGCGCCCTGGGCCTGGCCCTCACCCACAAGTCCAGCAAGGACTTCACCACCCCCATGGCGGGGATACCCATCCGGGCCTTTGACGCCTACGCCGAGCGCCTCCTCAAGCTGGGCTTCCGCCTGGCGGTGGCCGACCAGGTGGAGCCGGCGGAGGAGGCCGAAGGCCTGGTGCGCCGCGAGGTCACCCAGCTCCTCACCCCCGGGACCCTGGTCCAGGAGAGCCTCCTGCCCAAGGAGGCCAACTACCTGGCGGCCCTGGCCACGGGGGACGGCTGGGGGGTGGCCTTTTTGGACGTGTCCACCGGGGAGTTCAAGGGGACGGTGTTGCACGGCAAAAGCGCCCTTTACGACGAGCTTTTCCGCCACCGGCCCGCGGAGGTCCTCCTGGCCCCCGAGCTCCGGGAAAACCCAGAGTTTGTGGAGGAGTTTCAGAAGCGCTTCCCGGTCATGCTTTCCGAGGCCCCCTTTGACCCCGTGGGGGAAGGCCCCCTAGCCCTGCGGCGGGCCCAGGGGGCCCTTTTGGCCTATGCCCGGGCCACCCAGGGGGGCACCCTAAGCGTCCGGCCCTTCCGTTTCTATGACCCCGGGGCCTTCATGCGCCTGCCCGAGGCCACCCTTAGGGCCCTGGAGGTTTTTGAGCCCCTACGGGGCCAGGACACCCTGTTTGGGGTTCTGGACGAGACCCGGACCGCCCCCGGGCGCAGGCTCCTCCAGGGCTGGCTCCGCCATCCCCTCCTGGACCCGGGCCCCCTGGAGGCCCGGCTTTCCCGGGTGGAGCGGTTCGTGAGGGAGGGGGCCTTGCGGGAGGGGGTCCGGCGCCTCCTCTTTCGCTTGGCCGATCTGGAGCGGCTCGCCACCCGCCTGGAGCTGGGCCGGGCGGGGCCCCGGGACCTTGCGGCCCTGCGGCGGAGCCTGGCCCTCCTTCCCGAGCTGAAGGCCCTCCTGGGGGAAGAGGTGGGCCTTCCCGACCTTTCCGCCCTTTTGGGGGAACTGCAGGCGGCCTTGGTGGAGGACCCTCCCCTGAAGCTTTCCGAGGGGGGGCTGATCCGCGAGGGGTACGACCCCCACCTGGACCTTCTGCGGCGGGCCCACCGGGAGGGGGTGGCCTATTTCCTGGAACTGGAGGAGGGGGAGAAGGCCCGGACCGGCATCCCCACCCTGAAGGTGGGCTACAACGCCGTCTTCGGGTACTACCTGGAGGTGACCCGGCCCTACTATGACCGCGTGCCCCCGGAGTACAAGCCCATCCAGACCCTCAAGGACCGCCAGCGCTACACCCTGCCGGAGCTGAAGGAAAGGGAGCGGGAGCTTTACCGCCTCGAGGCCCAGATCCGCCGCCGGGAGGAGGAGGTTTTCCTGGAGGTGCGGGAAAGGGCCAAGGGGGAGGTGGAGGCCTTAAGGGAGGCGGCCCGGGTCCTGGCCGAGCTGGATGTCTACGCCGCCTTGGCCGAGGTGGCGGTGCGCTATGGCTACACCCGGCCCCGCTTCGGCGGGCGGCTGCGCATCGTGGCCGGGCGGCACCCGGTGGTGGAGCGGCGCACGGCCTTCGTGCCCAACGACCTGGAGATGGCGGGGGAGCTGGTCCTGGTCACGGGGCCCAACATGGCGGGGAAGAGCACCTTCCTGCGCCAGACCGCCCTCATCGCCCTCCTGGCCCAAGTGGGGAGCTTCGTCCCCGCGGAGGAGGCCGAGCTTCCCCTTTTTGACCGCATCCTCACCCGCATCGGGGCCTCCGACGACCTGGCGGGAGGGCGGAGCACCTTCATGGTGGAGATGGAGGAGGTGGCCCTGATCCTCAAGGAGGCCACGGAAAGGAGCCTGGTCCTTCTGGACGAGGTGGGCCGGGGCACCAGCAGCCTGGACGGGGTGGCCATCGCCACCGCCGTGGCCGAGGCCCTGCACGAGCGGCGGTGCTACGCTCTCTTCGCCACCCACTACTTTGAGCTCACCGCCTTGCCCTTGCCCCGGCTGAAAAACCTGCACGTGGCCGCCAAGGAGGAGGAGGGGGGGCTTACCTTCTACCACCAGGTCCTGCCCGGGCCGGCCTCCAAGAGCTACGGGGTGGAGGTGGCCCGCCTGGCGGGCCTGCCCCCGGCGGTGGTGGAGCGGGCCCAGGCCCTCCTCCAGGCCATGGCCGCCCGGCGGGAGGGCCTGGCGGCGGAGGTTTTGGAGCGGCTCCTCGCCCTGGACCCCGACCGCCTCACCCCCCTGGAGGCCCTCCGCCTCCTCCACGAGCTCAGGGCCTTGGCCCTGGGAACCCCCTTGGGTACCATGAAGGGGTGA
- the mutL gene encoding DNA mismatch repair endonuclease MutL, translating to MIRPLPEALRGLLARGEVLLSVRDAVRELLENALDAGARRVVVELHGGGLERLVVEDDGAGIPLEELPLAVEPFATSKLEDPSRIATLGFRGQALYALRQAASLRIRSRPRGQLGGGLLVVQGERVELKEVPAPPGTRVEVVGLFRGEGREAGRELKGVLDLLRRYLLHHPSLSLALFAEGEARLLFPGAGLLQAAQLAFGRVLADRLLPLEAREGGLHLGGLLSGPQASRTRPDLLFLAVNGRPVAWPEGLLKALRRAYQGLLPEGHFPVGVVNLYLPPDLYRLRLDARKEEVALAKEVEDFLEGALRGLFRRLDLARALPEPKPLFPLAPPTPSGLPRLRYLGQFRDSYLLAEGGDTLYVVDQHAAHERLLYEAFWAQLQAEGPKPLAYPVLVDLAPEEEGLLGGEALDALFAYEPFGPGRVRLLAAPAFLHPYPLLLPEVFREALKGEERSLKDLLARLACLPAVKAGHPLGQAEGQALLDALVACQTPWVCPHGRPVLLALKEEELIRRFGRRSGARAGGEARPRPLPESFPGGS from the coding sequence GTGATCCGCCCCCTGCCCGAGGCGCTCCGGGGCCTCCTGGCCCGGGGCGAGGTCCTCCTTTCTGTGAGGGATGCGGTGCGGGAGCTTTTGGAAAACGCCCTGGACGCGGGGGCCAGGCGGGTGGTGGTGGAGCTCCATGGGGGAGGGCTGGAGCGGCTCGTGGTGGAGGATGACGGGGCGGGGATCCCCTTGGAGGAGCTTCCCTTGGCCGTGGAGCCCTTCGCCACCAGCAAGCTGGAGGATCCTTCCCGCATCGCCACCTTGGGCTTCCGGGGCCAGGCCCTCTACGCCCTGCGCCAGGCGGCTTCCTTGCGCATCCGCTCCCGGCCCCGGGGGCAGCTGGGTGGGGGGCTCCTTGTGGTGCAGGGGGAGCGGGTGGAGCTCAAGGAGGTGCCCGCCCCGCCCGGCACCCGGGTGGAGGTGGTGGGCCTCTTCCGAGGGGAAGGGCGGGAGGCGGGGCGGGAGCTCAAGGGGGTTTTGGACCTCCTCCGCCGCTACCTCCTCCACCACCCTAGCCTTTCCCTGGCCCTTTTCGCCGAGGGGGAGGCCCGGCTTCTCTTCCCCGGGGCTGGGCTTCTGCAGGCGGCCCAGCTGGCCTTTGGCCGGGTGTTGGCCGACCGGCTCCTTCCCCTCGAGGCAAGGGAAGGCGGCCTCCACCTCGGGGGCCTCCTCTCCGGCCCCCAGGCCTCCCGCACCCGGCCTGACCTCCTCTTCCTTGCGGTGAACGGCCGGCCCGTGGCCTGGCCCGAGGGCCTCCTCAAGGCCCTGCGGCGGGCCTACCAGGGACTCCTCCCCGAGGGGCACTTTCCCGTGGGGGTGGTGAACCTTTACCTGCCCCCTGACCTCTACCGCCTGCGCCTGGATGCCCGCAAGGAGGAGGTGGCCCTGGCCAAGGAGGTGGAGGACTTCCTGGAAGGGGCCCTAAGGGGTCTTTTCCGCCGCCTGGACCTGGCCCGGGCCCTGCCCGAGCCCAAGCCCCTTTTTCCCCTTGCCCCCCCCACCCCTTCGGGCCTGCCCCGCCTGCGCTACCTGGGCCAGTTCCGGGATAGCTACCTCTTGGCCGAGGGGGGGGATACCCTCTACGTGGTGGACCAGCACGCCGCCCACGAGCGCCTCCTCTATGAGGCCTTTTGGGCCCAGCTCCAGGCCGAGGGGCCCAAGCCCCTGGCCTACCCGGTGCTGGTGGACCTCGCCCCTGAGGAGGAAGGCCTGCTGGGGGGGGAGGCCCTGGATGCCCTGTTCGCCTACGAGCCCTTTGGCCCGGGCAGGGTGCGCCTCCTGGCCGCCCCGGCCTTCCTGCACCCTTACCCTTTGCTCCTGCCCGAGGTCTTCCGGGAGGCCCTGAAGGGGGAGGAGAGAAGCCTGAAAGACCTCCTGGCCCGCCTGGCCTGCCTGCCCGCGGTGAAGGCCGGCCACCCCCTGGGCCAGGCCGAGGGGCAGGCCCTGCTGGATGCCCTGGTGGCCTGCCAGACCCCGTGGGTCTGCCCCCATGGGCGGCCTGTCCTCCTGGCCCTCAAGGAGGAGGAGCTCATCCGCCGCTTTGGCCGCCGCTCGGGGGCGCGGGCAGGAGGAGAAGCCCGTCCTCGTCCGCTACCAGAAAGCTTCCCGGGAGGATCCTGA
- the rraA gene encoding ribonuclease E activity regulator RraA yields the protein MELITTDLSDAHPEADTLPMVYKSFGGRKRFAGRVRTLRVREDNALVRQVLEEEGKGQVLVVDCGGSLRTALLGGNLARLAWERGWTGVVVHGAVRDTAELQSLSLGILALAATPKKSAKEGQGEVDVPLELWGVRILPGSFLVADEDGLLLLPAPPSGGQSGG from the coding sequence ATGGAGCTCATCACCACGGACCTTTCCGATGCCCACCCCGAGGCGGACACCCTGCCCATGGTGTACAAGAGCTTTGGCGGCAGGAAGCGCTTTGCCGGGAGGGTACGCACCCTTAGGGTGCGGGAGGACAACGCCCTGGTGCGCCAGGTGCTGGAGGAGGAGGGGAAGGGCCAGGTGCTGGTGGTCGACTGCGGGGGTTCCCTGCGCACCGCCCTCCTGGGCGGCAACCTGGCCCGGCTGGCCTGGGAACGGGGCTGGACCGGGGTGGTGGTCCATGGGGCGGTGCGGGACACCGCGGAGCTCCAATCCCTTTCCCTGGGCATCCTGGCCCTGGCCGCCACCCCCAAAAAGAGCGCCAAGGAGGGGCAAGGGGAGGTGGACGTGCCCCTGGAGCTTTGGGGGGTCAGGATCCTCCCGGGAAGCTTTCTGGTAGCGGACGAGGACGGGCTTCTCCTCCTGCCCGCGCCCCCGAGCGGCGGCCAAAGCGGCGGATGA
- the purU gene encoding formyltetrahydrofolate deformylase, translating into MEEARLLITCPDRPGIVAAVSGFLYAHGANITDLQQHSTDPEGGTFFMRLAFTTPHLDLSRPALERAFQEVVAARFAMEWRLAYAAEKKRAAILVSKPAHALLELLWRYRVGELPMDLRLVVSNHPDHREEVERFGIPYHHVPVEKGRKEEAEEAILARLEAEGVELVILARYMQVLSPAFVARYPMRIINIHHSFLPAFAGANPYRQAYERGVKLIGATAHYVTAELDAGPIIEQDVVRVSHRHSVAEMRRLGQELERTVLARAVRWHLEDRIIVHGNKTVVFV; encoded by the coding sequence ATGGAGGAGGCGCGGCTCCTCATCACCTGCCCCGACCGGCCCGGCATCGTGGCCGCGGTTTCCGGCTTTCTCTACGCCCACGGGGCCAACATCACCGACCTGCAGCAGCATTCCACCGACCCCGAGGGGGGTACCTTCTTCATGCGCCTGGCCTTCACCACCCCCCACCTGGACCTCTCCCGCCCGGCCTTGGAGCGGGCCTTTCAGGAGGTGGTGGCGGCGCGCTTCGCCATGGAGTGGCGCCTGGCCTACGCCGCCGAGAAAAAGCGGGCCGCCATCCTGGTCTCCAAGCCCGCCCACGCCCTTTTGGAGCTCCTTTGGCGCTACCGGGTGGGGGAGCTTCCCATGGACCTCCGCCTGGTGGTGTCCAACCACCCCGACCATCGGGAGGAGGTGGAGCGCTTCGGCATCCCCTACCACCACGTGCCGGTGGAGAAGGGGCGCAAGGAGGAGGCGGAGGAGGCCATCCTCGCCCGGCTGGAAGCGGAAGGGGTGGAGCTGGTGATCCTGGCCCGCTACATGCAGGTCCTCTCCCCGGCCTTCGTGGCCCGCTACCCCATGCGCATCATCAACATCCACCACTCCTTCCTGCCCGCCTTCGCCGGGGCCAACCCCTACCGCCAGGCCTACGAGCGGGGGGTGAAGCTCATCGGGGCCACGGCCCACTACGTGACCGCGGAGCTGGACGCGGGGCCCATCATTGAGCAGGACGTGGTGCGGGTCTCCCACCGCCACTCGGTGGCGGAGATGCGGCGGCTTGGGCAGGAGCTGGAGCGCACGGTCCTGGCCCGGGCGGTGAGGTGGCACCTGGAGGACCGGATCATCGTCCACGGCAACAAAACCGTGGTTTTCGTCTAA
- a CDS encoding S1C family serine protease, translating into MNLGRSFVGFLVLSLMAGAVLWWGLSNGQTGRPQTPQAAPTAEAGLLEYERNTVEIVEKYGDGVVYVGVVTRPQSVQLPPGFEFFAPFLQTPPQEGTGSGFVIDKEGYILTNYHVVEGASRITVKFHNDPQEYQARLVGAAPPLDLALLKVNAPKERLSPLVLGDSDRIRVGQKAIAMGNPFGLEFTVTQGIVSAIRENPGAIGDDSGLVPQVIQTDAAINPGNSGGPLLNSRGEVIGINTAIFTPTGQFGAAQFAGVGFALPINLVKQYLPDLRAGKTLTAEEIVRSRPRLGVSLIPLSLYPERLRQQYGLPAVGLMVQEVERNSPAARAGLRPPSRLAYIQLPSGEALQVGVDGDVLLKADGVPLTAIAQLRQVLYAKKPGEAVSLEVWRQGRTLTLKVVPQVLR; encoded by the coding sequence ATGAACCTAGGCCGTTCCTTCGTGGGGTTTTTGGTGCTTTCCCTCATGGCGGGGGCTGTGCTCTGGTGGGGGCTTTCCAACGGCCAGACCGGCCGGCCCCAGACCCCCCAGGCCGCGCCCACGGCCGAGGCCGGGCTTTTGGAGTACGAGCGCAACACCGTGGAGATCGTGGAGAAGTATGGGGACGGGGTGGTCTACGTGGGGGTGGTGACCCGTCCCCAGAGCGTGCAGCTCCCCCCCGGCTTTGAGTTCTTTGCCCCCTTCCTGCAGACCCCGCCCCAGGAGGGCACGGGCTCGGGCTTCGTCATTGACAAGGAGGGCTACATCCTCACCAACTACCACGTGGTGGAGGGGGCGAGCCGCATCACGGTGAAGTTCCACAACGATCCCCAGGAGTACCAGGCCCGCCTGGTGGGGGCGGCCCCACCCCTGGACCTGGCCCTCCTCAAGGTGAACGCCCCCAAAGAGAGACTATCCCCCTTGGTCCTGGGGGACTCGGACCGGATCCGGGTGGGGCAGAAGGCCATCGCCATGGGCAACCCCTTTGGCCTCGAGTTCACCGTGACCCAGGGCATCGTTTCCGCCATCCGGGAGAACCCGGGGGCCATCGGGGACGATTCCGGCCTGGTACCCCAGGTGATCCAGACCGATGCCGCCATCAACCCCGGTAACTCCGGCGGCCCCCTCCTGAACTCCCGGGGGGAGGTGATCGGCATCAACACCGCCATCTTCACCCCCACGGGCCAGTTCGGGGCCGCCCAGTTCGCCGGGGTGGGGTTTGCCCTGCCCATCAACCTGGTGAAGCAGTACCTGCCCGACCTCAGGGCGGGGAAGACCCTCACCGCGGAGGAGATCGTCCGTAGCCGCCCCCGGCTTGGGGTTTCCCTCATCCCCCTTTCCCTTTACCCCGAGCGGCTGCGGCAGCAGTATGGGCTTCCGGCGGTGGGCCTCATGGTGCAGGAGGTGGAGCGGAATAGCCCCGCCGCCCGGGCCGGGCTGCGGCCCCCAAGCCGCTTGGCCTACATCCAGCTGCCCAGTGGGGAGGCCCTGCAGGTGGGGGTGGACGGGGATGTCCTCCTCAAGGCGGACGGCGTACCCCTCACCGCCATCGCCCAGCTGCGCCAGGTGCTCTACGCCAAGAAGCCCGGGGAGGCGGTGAGCCTCGAGGTCTGGCGCCAAGGCCGCACCCTCACCCTCAAGGTGGTGCCCCAGGTCCTCCGCTAG
- a CDS encoding TAXI family TRAP transporter solute-binding subunit — MKKVLLALLALWGLAVAQKPRVVIATGGVGGVYFYYGTTLAEIWNKAGVAEAQAIQTAASIDNLLLLENRTGGGTYYCGTVLPDSAYLAYTGQHDRFKERPAKSARILFAMYPNFLHIVTREGAGIRVVQDLKGKRVSTGAPGSGTEVEALLVLQAAGLSPKDFAKQERLGAQESANALAEGNIDAFFWSGGLPTGAITELSAALARKGQRIYLVPIDPKSTVAQTFQRRFPGLAGPGVIPKATYGARTDTPSLAFWNLFVCPESLPAEAAYALTKATFENLATLRQAVAAARDTTLENAVRFVGGTIPYHEGALRYFREAGALR; from the coding sequence ATGAAAAAAGTCCTGTTGGCCCTTCTGGCCCTTTGGGGTCTAGCCGTGGCGCAAAAGCCCAGGGTCGTCATCGCCACCGGAGGGGTGGGGGGGGTGTACTTCTACTACGGCACCACCCTGGCGGAGATCTGGAACAAGGCCGGGGTGGCCGAGGCCCAGGCCATCCAAACCGCGGCCTCCATCGACAACCTCCTCCTCCTGGAAAACCGCACTGGGGGCGGCACCTATTACTGCGGCACCGTCCTGCCCGACTCCGCCTACCTGGCCTACACCGGCCAGCACGACCGCTTCAAGGAAAGGCCCGCTAAAAGCGCCCGCATCCTTTTCGCCATGTACCCCAACTTCCTCCACATCGTCACCCGGGAAGGGGCGGGCATCCGGGTGGTGCAGGACCTGAAGGGCAAGCGGGTCTCCACCGGGGCTCCCGGCTCGGGCACAGAGGTGGAGGCCCTCTTGGTCCTGCAGGCGGCGGGGCTTTCCCCCAAGGATTTCGCCAAGCAGGAGCGCCTCGGGGCCCAGGAGAGCGCCAACGCCCTGGCCGAGGGGAACATCGATGCCTTCTTCTGGTCGGGAGGCCTGCCCACCGGGGCCATCACCGAGCTTTCCGCCGCCTTGGCCCGCAAGGGGCAACGGATCTACCTGGTGCCCATTGACCCCAAGAGCACCGTGGCCCAGACCTTCCAGCGCCGCTTTCCCGGCCTGGCTGGGCCCGGGGTGATCCCCAAGGCCACCTACGGGGCCCGGACGGATACCCCTAGCCTGGCCTTCTGGAACCTCTTCGTCTGCCCAGAAAGCCTTCCCGCCGAGGCCGCCTACGCCCTCACCAAGGCCACCTTTGAAAACCTGGCCACCCTGCGCCAGGCGGTGGCCGCCGCCCGGGACACCACCCTGGAGAACGCGGTGCGCTTCGTGGGGGGAACCATCCCCTACCACGAGGGGGCCCTGCGCTACTTCCGCGAGGCCGGGGCTCTCCGGTAA